TGATGCCCAGTGTGGTGGCCAAAAACAACGACCGCGATGGAATCCCAAATGTAATTCTGGAAGCCATGGCGCACCGCCTGCCGGTGATCGGAACCCGCGTTTCGGGATTGCCTGAGGTGATTATTGATCATGTGACCGGATTGCTGGTGCGGCCCGGAGCGCCCGAAGAACTGGCTGAAGCCATCGAATGGCTGATCACAAATTCAGCCGAGACACAATCCATGGTGGAACAGGCCGGTCATCTCCTCTCGGAGAATTTTGATATTCACAAAAATGTCTTTCGAATGCGAAAAGAATTGAGACTGATTTGATGAGGACGTCACTCAAAATAGCTTTTGTGATCGAATCGCTGGAAAACCGGGGCGCACAGAACTTAATGGTTGATTGGGCCGTTCTGCTGCAGCAAAGGGGTTTCGACATTCACATCGTAAGCTTTCGCTACGAACAAAGCTCCCTGATTCAAACGATCCAGAAATCCGGGCTGCCATTGAAATTCTTTCACAAACGCAGCCGGGTCGATGGGGTCTTTTTTCGGAATTTGATTTCCTATTTCAGGAAAGAAGAATTCGATATCGTCCACACCCACGTTTTTACGGCCAACCTCTGGGGACAACTGGCCGCCATGTGGAGCCAAATCCCCGTGCGTATTCTTCACGAACACGGGTATTTCAGCACGTCTTCACGGTTTCGCCGCGGAATTATTCGCTGGCTGACCCAAAATAGCACGAAATTATGTGTTGTTTCCGATCATCTGAAAAAAGAATTTGCTGATAAAGCAGGAATTCCTGTCGATAAAATTGAAGTGGTTCGAAACGGGGTGGACTGGCAGCGTTTTGATCAGATCGGTTATCCGGAAGGGCTCAAAAATGGCAAGTCCGTTGTGGGCGTGGTAGGAGCCCTGGAAAAACGAAAAGATCCGTTCAATTTTATTCGGGCAGCGGAAAAAATCCTGCAGGAGCGGAACGATGTGGAATTCTGGTGGGTGGGAGACGGTCCCTTTTTCCCTCAGGTTCAGGACTATTTGGCGGCAAAAAACTTGTGTGGAAGGATTAAATTGTGGGGGAGCCAGCCCCTTGTGCGTCCTTTTTTGAACCAGATGGATGTGTTTGTGCTGCCGTCGAAAACGGAGGGCGTCCCGCTGAGCCTACTGGAGGCCATGGGCGCCGGACTACCACCGGTTGCCACACGGGTGGGCGAAAATGAATCCATTATTTCGGATGGGGAAAGCGGCCTATTGGTTCCGGCGGAAAATGCCGATGCCCTGTCCGATGCCATCGGGCAACTGATTCGTTCCCCAAAAAGTCGTGAGCAGTTTGGGAAACGAGCCCGGCAGTTTGTGAGAAACCATTTTTCACTGGCCAATTCGGTCGAGCATCTTGTAAGGTTGTACACCCAATTGATAGAGGGTCAAAATGACGCTTAACCATAGAATAAAATGTCCCATTCTCATGTATCACGATGTGGTTCCGGACGCCCGCGTGCCGGAGCTTCGCGGTGAACGCGCCCATTACACCCTTCGGAGGAATCAATTCCGGGAACAAATGGAGTTTCTGAAATCTCAGGGGATAAGGGGGATCAGCTTCTCGGAGTTTTACGCATGGGTTCAGAATGATCCTCAGGAATTGGTTTCCGGGAAGTATGTTGTGCTGACATTTGATGACGGCCACCGTTCCCAGATGGAATTCGCCGCTCCCATTTTAAGAGAGTACGGTTTTACGGCTACTTTTTTTGTCGTGACCGATTGGATCGGCGACCCTGATTTTGTGTCCGAAGAGGATCTTCGGGAGCTGGTGGCTTCGGGGATGGACGTTCAATCGCACACGGCCAGTCACACATTTCTGATGGAATTGAATTCACACCAGGCGGTAAACGAGCTGCTGGGATCAAAAAAGATGCTGGAATCCATCCTGAATCGGCCGGTGGATTTTCTGTCTCTTCCGGGCGGCCGAATTGATCGTTCCATCTGGCAGCTTTGCGGCTCGTATGGTTACAAGGGGATTTTGACATCCCTCTTTGGCTACGGAAATTTTCAGCCGTTCTGGGAGAAAATTCACGCAAACGGATACGTCCCGCACGGGTACTACCGGATTGCCGTAAATCCAAAAATGAGTCCGTCCACATTTGCCCATTTGGTGACAATGAAGGGCTGGCGTCCCGCCTATTTTTGGTGGCGGAACCGATTGGCTGTCCTGGCCAAGCGAACCATTGGCAGCGAAAGCTATCATAAACTCTGGTTGTTTTTATTCGGGGGAAAACCGGACCGGACCAAAAAGCAGGAGGCTGTGGCTGATCATGCGTAAGACGGTGTGGATTTTTCTTCTTTTTATCCTGGCGGGTCGACTTGTTTGGGCGGATGGCCGCCTTTCGTACCGGATTGTGAATGAGTCGCGAAAGGTTCATCCGAAGGAAGTCGTTCGTTCGGATGCCTGGCTTTTTAATTCCTCCAAAAACCGGATTGAACTGGCGGGGGCGAAGAATGAAACGGTCTCGTTTCAAATTATCTTGCGATCCGGAAAAGAGACAACGATAAAAGATGCCGAAATTCAGTGGGACACGCCCGGCGTGCTTTCAGCCTCATTTTTTTATGAGAGCTTTTTATTTGCACCGAATGTGCCGAAAAAAATAGTAGCGGGACCGGCCGGAGACTATCCGGATCCCCTGATCCCTTTCCGGGATCCGTACCAAAAGGGGCGACGAGTGGCGCTTCCGTTTTCGCTCCGGCCCAATCGAAATCAGCCGGTCTGGGTGGATATTCGGATTCCCCGGAATGCCCCTGCAGGCCTTCACCGGGGGACGATTCAATTCGCCACCGGTACGGGAGAGAGTGTGAAAATGGGGGTTCAGGTGCGGGTGTGGAATTTTGTTCTTCCCCGAAAAATCACTTTGACGGCCTGGGTTCCCCTTTACTGGGAACGCCTGGCCGAGGCAGAAAATCTGGATCCCCGAAGTCTTTTTCTTCGGAAGAATTGGCCGGTTATTCTTCGTTACTATCGGATGGCACACGACCACGGGTTCGTCACACAAATTACCAATGGCGTGGATCAGCCCGACATTGAGTGGGATGAAAAAACCGGTAAAATGCTTTCGATCAATTGGTCGGCTTATGATTTTTATTTTGGCCCCATTTTATCGGGAAAAGCCTTTTCCGATGGGGTTCCGCCCGCGCTCTGGAAGGTGGGACCCTGGCCCTGGTGGGGAATGCGGGACGGTGACAAGCCCTTTTTTGGCGATGATTATCAGAGATCCCGCCATCTCTCAGAGGCCCACAAAAGGGCGCTGCGTACCTACGTTCGGGCCATTGAAACCCATTTTGCCCGAAAAGGATGGACGGCTCCCGAGCTTTTTGTGTATTTGGTTGACGAGCCGGATTTTAAATCCTATCCCCAATTGAAGGCCATGATCCGCGATCTGGGTCAGGCCGTTCACGAGGGGGGCTCCCGGGTAAAAAACATGGCCACGGTTTCTCCGGGATTGAACCCCGACCTGATCGGAAGCGTGGATATCTGGGCCACGACCGGGGGAACATACTGGGTGCCGTCGATGCAGGCGCGGCAGGCAAAGGGGGAAAAGGCCTGGTTCTACCAGGAGCACGAGCCGTTTGTGGGAGGGCAATGCCTGAACCAGAACGGCCTGTCCCTGCGAACCTGGCCCTGGATTGCCAAACGGTACGGTGTGAACGGCATTTTTCTCTGGGTGGGCGATTTTTGGCCGAAGCATGTGTACACCAATGCCCAGAACTGGAATGATTCGGATATTTCCAATGGGATCCTGTTTTATCCGGGAAACCAGCTGCCACAAATTCATTTTCCGGCAATTAACGGGCCGGTTAGTTCTTTTCGAATGAAAGAGCTTCGGCGGGGGATGCAGGATTACGCCTATTTTCAATTGGCCGGGAAAGAGGCGGATCCCGTCGTGAGAAGCATAATTCGTTCGGCGCTGAATCCCCGGGAAATCAGCCCCTACTGGGACTGTCCCCGGTGGGCCAAACCGGGGGATTGGAGCCACAATCCTGAAGACTGGGAAAACGCCAGGCGGGAGCTGGCCCGGATAATTCTGGAAAAAGGTCACTAAATAAAATGGGGGGGAACCCCCGTTCATAAAAAATATAACGGGTTGCTTGATTCGGATGAATCCCAAAAAAAGGGTGGAGTGGAGAGATGATTAAAAAAACTGTTTTATTTGTACTCATTACAGGAATTCTGGTGCCCGCTTGTCTTTTGGCACAATCCAACAGCCTGCAGCCAAAACGGGCATTTGTACTGCAGCCGGGAGATGCCATTTCGATTACGATCGTCCCGGATGGAAATGCAGCCGATCGAGTGGAGCGAACCATAATTATCCGTCCCGATGGAAAGGTCAACCTGCCGCTGTTGGGAGATGTTCAAGTCGCCGGATTCACTCCCAACCAGGTGGACCGAAACGTCACCCAAAAGCTCAAAGCCTTTATGTCCAGTGCGGAGGTGACGGTCAATGTCACGAGTTTTGGGGGACATCGGTATTACGTGATCGGGGAGGTTCGGAATCCCGGTTACTTTCAACTGGGCAAGCCCATTACCGTCCTGGACGCGGTGCAATTGGCAGGGGGAGCAACCACTCACGCCAGTTTGAATCATGTGAAAATTGTGCGAGGCGATCCAAAAAATCCCGTAATTATTCGCGTAAAACTCAAAGATATTCAAAAAAGGGGGAAGAATCAGACCAATTATTTTTTGCAGAATCAGGATGTTGTGGTGGTTCCCTCCACACTTTGGGCGAAGACAGGATACTTTTTCAGTAACCTTTTATTCCCGTTCCGGGATGTGATTGCCTTGGTGCTTTCGGCCCTTGGAACACTTTACTTTGTACGGCGGTAGGGGAGGTCATTCCGATGAGGATTGTATTTGAAGGCGTGTTCTGGTTGATCATTTTTCTAACGTTTTACACCTATTTGGGTTACCCGCTGATTTTGATGCTTATTTCGCGGGTAAAAAAATGGAATCCGGAGAAACACACACCGCTTTCCCGGGACAGTCAGCCGCTTTCTGAAAAGAGCCGGGGGATTCATTTAAGACAGCTGAATTGGCCGCGCGTCAGTCTCTTTATTCCGGCTTTTAATGAAGAAAAGATCATCCGGCAAAAGATTGAAAACAGCCTGGAGCTGGATTATCCGGCGGATCGGTTGGAAATTGTGGTTGCCAGCGACGGATCATTTGATCTGACCAACGAAATGATTCAATCCTATTCGGATTCAGAAATCTATTTTTACAAATACACGACCCGCGAGGGGAAAACCTCCCTGATTAATAAAACCATCCCCAAATTGACAGGTGAAATTGTTGTGATGAGCGATGCCTCGGCCATGCTGGACAAGTCGGCCTTAAAGGAGTTGGTGAAGAATTTCACGGATCCGAGGGTGGGCGCCGCTTCCGGGGTGTACAAATTTGAAAAATGGGATGCCTCCGTTCGGGGGAAGGGAGAATGGCTCTATTGGAAATACGAAACTCACATCAAAAAAATGGAAAGCCGGATTTATTCGGTGATTGGAGCCCATGGGGCACTTCTGGCATTTCGGAAAGAGTTGTTTGAACCCCTTCCGCCCGAGGCCATCAACGATGATTTTATTATTCCCATGCGGGTTCTGGAAAAGGGAAAACGCGTGGTGTA
This genomic window from Calditrichota bacterium contains:
- a CDS encoding glycosyltransferase family 4 protein, which produces MRTSLKIAFVIESLENRGAQNLMVDWAVLLQQRGFDIHIVSFRYEQSSLIQTIQKSGLPLKFFHKRSRVDGVFFRNLISYFRKEEFDIVHTHVFTANLWGQLAAMWSQIPVRILHEHGYFSTSSRFRRGIIRWLTQNSTKLCVVSDHLKKEFADKAGIPVDKIEVVRNGVDWQRFDQIGYPEGLKNGKSVVGVVGALEKRKDPFNFIRAAEKILQERNDVEFWWVGDGPFFPQVQDYLAAKNLCGRIKLWGSQPLVRPFLNQMDVFVLPSKTEGVPLSLLEAMGAGLPPVATRVGENESIISDGESGLLVPAENADALSDAIGQLIRSPKSREQFGKRARQFVRNHFSLANSVEHLVRLYTQLIEGQNDA
- a CDS encoding polysaccharide deacetylase family protein, giving the protein MTLNHRIKCPILMYHDVVPDARVPELRGERAHYTLRRNQFREQMEFLKSQGIRGISFSEFYAWVQNDPQELVSGKYVVLTFDDGHRSQMEFAAPILREYGFTATFFVVTDWIGDPDFVSEEDLRELVASGMDVQSHTASHTFLMELNSHQAVNELLGSKKMLESILNRPVDFLSLPGGRIDRSIWQLCGSYGYKGILTSLFGYGNFQPFWEKIHANGYVPHGYYRIAVNPKMSPSTFAHLVTMKGWRPAYFWWRNRLAVLAKRTIGSESYHKLWLFLFGGKPDRTKKQEAVADHA
- a CDS encoding DUF4091 domain-containing protein; translation: MRKTVWIFLLFILAGRLVWADGRLSYRIVNESRKVHPKEVVRSDAWLFNSSKNRIELAGAKNETVSFQIILRSGKETTIKDAEIQWDTPGVLSASFFYESFLFAPNVPKKIVAGPAGDYPDPLIPFRDPYQKGRRVALPFSLRPNRNQPVWVDIRIPRNAPAGLHRGTIQFATGTGESVKMGVQVRVWNFVLPRKITLTAWVPLYWERLAEAENLDPRSLFLRKNWPVILRYYRMAHDHGFVTQITNGVDQPDIEWDEKTGKMLSINWSAYDFYFGPILSGKAFSDGVPPALWKVGPWPWWGMRDGDKPFFGDDYQRSRHLSEAHKRALRTYVRAIETHFARKGWTAPELFVYLVDEPDFKSYPQLKAMIRDLGQAVHEGGSRVKNMATVSPGLNPDLIGSVDIWATTGGTYWVPSMQARQAKGEKAWFYQEHEPFVGGQCLNQNGLSLRTWPWIAKRYGVNGIFLWVGDFWPKHVYTNAQNWNDSDISNGILFYPGNQLPQIHFPAINGPVSSFRMKELRRGMQDYAYFQLAGKEADPVVRSIIRSALNPREISPYWDCPRWAKPGDWSHNPEDWENARRELARIILEKGH
- a CDS encoding glycosyltransferase family 2 protein, translating into MRIVFEGVFWLIIFLTFYTYLGYPLILMLISRVKKWNPEKHTPLSRDSQPLSEKSRGIHLRQLNWPRVSLFIPAFNEEKIIRQKIENSLELDYPADRLEIVVASDGSFDLTNEMIQSYSDSEIYFYKYTTREGKTSLINKTIPKLTGEIVVMSDASAMLDKSALKELVKNFTDPRVGAASGVYKFEKWDASVRGKGEWLYWKYETHIKKMESRIYSVIGAHGALLAFRKELFEPLPPEAINDDFIIPMRVLEKGKRVVYDPKAVASEETYSDSFGDFNRRSRIFVGNLQQILILKKLLNPFRGWPSFEFWSHKVLRTLSPLFIVALFFVNLPLTGGFYRLTLLAQVSLYGLSFVGVIFQ